Within Gambusia affinis linkage group LG01, SWU_Gaff_1.0, whole genome shotgun sequence, the genomic segment CAACGAGGATCGGTTTGCCAAGTGTAGAAAAAGCCGTGCTGAGGTTCAGTATCTTTACCATCCAGGAAATGAGTCTTTGGATGTTGTGGATAGTATAGCTCACCAAGTAGTAAAGTTCAATCTATCGctgaattattaataaaaaatgaaaaatatttagaaggTTATTCTTTCCAATTAATTTGGCTGCTCAGTCTAGAAAACTGTTGATCAAAAGCATTTGAAGATGGCGTCCCTGGTGGCCAGTTGGCTGCTGTTTTATGCCATTAATGGGAAACAATAAATACCTTACAAGATGCTGTCtcagaattatttactttaaccTTTTTGCCGAAAGCTTGCAAGACGGAAATGTGTCAGCCATGTTGTTTTCAGAAGGTTCTGGATTCAAGCACAAATTCCAGTTCATTGAAAAAGACAGAGTGTAAAATGCGCCGTTACGTTTTGAAGTTTGATTCAGTGGCAGTCTGTCACCTCAACCTGGCTCAAACCTGCTTCTGTTTCTGCGAAGCAGCCAGATTTCAGCTTCTACTCTTTATATATTCAaagtctctctctttcttgcgctttttaaaaattcttttattttacaaaaggaGTCACAGAGCACCAGATCAAAGAGGAGCCTCATAAATAATTTAACGCCTagattaaaaatgcattgaaaatcatttttgtaacGGGGAAGAcgacaaattaaaattacagtcctttttatgttttgtttttttttgtttctccaaaaacttaaaaaatctgttgaagtgtgtctcatttttattttatttttttaaagtgttggaGAGTATTCATCATCGGGCCTGATGAAGAAAGAGCTCAGTTAGCTTAGTAACGCTGAGGAACAGAGTGTGTGAGCTGCTTTCAGGTGTCGGccgcctgcagcagcagcaccatgGTGGAACATGTTGCGGCCCCCCGCTGTGGAGAGCCTGTGGGCGTTCACACTGATGTCTGCTCTGCCGCACCTGCAGAACCAGCTCTGGGACCCGGTTCCTGATCTTCCCCTTCCTCCTGCTGCGGTAAGTTACCGAAAGCTGCTCCTGTGGAGAATACAACTTCCTTCAAAGatattcaacaggctgcgttaaaaGTCCAAATTCAGACTTTGTGCACTAGTTCACTTCAGTTCAGGTTGTCTCTATAGCACCggttcacaacaaatgtcatctggAAGCATAATTCAATCCTATATTCGGATCCTCTGTCACACAGTGCATCACGGTTTCCATCTAAGGAAGCCCAGCAGGTcgttgacttgcagcattcacttcCCCTGGATGATGTAGCAACAGTGGACAATCGCTTGTTGACTTTGCAGCAGTCCCTCATCCTGAGAATGCGTGTAGTGAGTGGAGAGGATAAACTCCACttctttaacaggaagaaacctccagcagatcCAGAACTGGACTCGGTAGGACCAGCCGTCTGCCAAAACCAACAGGGGGTTTGAGGAGACGGAGcagatgcacaaaaaaaaaaaaagaaagagaggtgATCCAGGAGTGTTTTCTACACTGGGATTCCCCTTGAAGACTTCCCTGCTGTGGGTTTATTCTCTATGTTTGAgctgtttgtttataaattCACAGTCCTCACTGCCAATTGAACTGCGCTCCCTCTATTCACATATTTCAGTGCAACCCGTTGTAAACACCAACCTGTGACTCAGAAGTCTAAGACATGGAAAGCAGATGAATTGCTCTGTCActggtttgtgtttctgtgctctgattggctgaggtcTCCCCAGTGACTGCTTCCTGATCACAATCCAGACACAGTGGTCTCAGGACAGCATGatcatttttgcatgtttttggtgCGTTTGCCTGAATGATGACACCAATAGATAgcctgttttaaattttgtagaCCTGATAagactagttttttttttgtttgttttttttttctatttagagACCTGCCACACCAAAGGTAGAGGAGCAGTGGACGTATGATCTCTTCAGTGATGCTCCTCCCTTTCCAGAAGACGGCCCACTCCCCCCGGGGCTTCCGTCAGACCCGGACCCTCAGAGTGCGTCTTCTCCCCAGGAGATTGCCCCAGTCCAGACCAGGCCTTCTGGAGAGTCGCCTGACAAAGGGCCATCGTCTGACAGCAGACAGAGTCCTGAACAGCAAGCTGAACCTCCCAGATCCCTCAGCAGGACTCAGAATCCAGCTGCGTCTCCAGCAGGAGAGCCGAGGGTCGGACCACTGAGCAGACGGCTTCTAGCCGAGTCGCTGAATGTTTCCAACCCACCGGATTCTCCAGGTGgcgagaaggagaaggaggaggagaaggaggtgCAGAGTGCTAGCAAACATGAAGAAGGAGCTCTGCAGAGCTGCCCCATGTGTCTTCATGTGTTCCCTTCTGGGTAAGAGCTGCTCGTCACtcactttctcttcttttcacaCTAAAATGAAAAGGGAACATTCTTTCCCGTTAGTCCTCACGAGTGGCAGAGGGCAGCTCTGGAAAGTGCCCGGCGAAATAATGACCGTCACCTATTCAGCACAAAGGTGTTGGTTGCTTTATGTCTGAATGTGGTTGGATTCTGAAAAGTGACACGTTTACAGTTTCTCTGAGTTTGGCCAGAATATTTGCAACGTTGCACTTTGTTCCCTGATCTAGGGTCTCTGTGaacaagaggaggaagaaaaatctTATAGGTGTGTCCAGAAAGAGGGAACATTTTTGTGTAGTAACAACGTCCACATAAGAGATGATGTCGGGCCAACCTGGTAGAACATCCTGTTGATGATGAAGATGCTGCTCGTGATTGGAGTGTTAGTCTCGCATCCTTTTCCTGACTCCCGTAATATTAATGACTCAAATCCACAGAGTATTCCTATGAAGTAAAATCCCATTTCCATCCAAGTCTCTGAAATGAATTGTTCTTAGTTGATTGAGCTGAACTATGCTGCAGGATTCATTATTGATGAGATGTGATGGGAGTGATGAGTCCTTGAACCAAACCTTCATGTTGTATGACTTGTTCCAACTAAAGCATCCTAGGAACGACGAAGCCCCAGAGTCAAAGGTCTGATCAGCTGAAAGATGGTCGTTAAAACTATATCAGCTCACTGTCCATGCAGGGTTTTATTACGACTCGCGTAGTAAATCCTGGTCAGCTAATGACTGATGTTAGTGGCTCTGTTTACGGTCACCATGTGTTCTTTTAGCGTCCCCAGCTGGTGTCGACGGGCCCCGCTCCAAATACTAACAGAAATCCTGTCCGACATCGCCTCAATCACATCGGAAACGGAATACGCCGACACATCCCTGACCGCACAGACCTTTCACACTCTCACCGCAGCTCAGATACTCACCTGTTTCCATCAGCGTGTGATTAATGCCCTGCGTTATCTACCCAAGTGTTCAGTTCTTATTTCATTAGATTCATAAAAGTGTCTAGAGTTTTTTTGAGAAAGTGTTGCAGGAcagaatgtattattattattattattattatttctgttattttctcttaGTTAGCAGCTTCCTGGTGACCTCGTCCCTCTGAGTGTGATGCTTTCTGGCCCTCCAGGTTCACGCAGACGGAGCAGGACGGCCACCTGGCCCAGTGTCTCTCTGAGCTGAGCGTGGACATGACCTGGTGAGGCCACAGGAAGCCGGCGGCCGTCCCGGGGCTTCCGGCAGCCAGATGCCCCGACACACTCCAGGACCCGGTCAGCTGGCAGAGGGCGTGGTCAAGTCATTTACTCCACTGACAGACTGAACACTCGCGTACCAGAGGGTCAGAGCTGGGGGAACGTTAGAGGGCTTTGACTTGAACTGAGAATCTGATGAGACTTGCCCCTCGTGGTAACGCAGCCGCTGAGTGGCTGGGTGaagctgtttcttcttctctgcatgACTTTTGGAAAGGAAACTTTGGCTGTAGACGCACCATTCAGCTTTTTGACCCACTTACAGCTGGTTCAGGAAACAGAATTATCTGCTGGAAAGTCCTTCAGGACCAGCAGCGCCTGTAAAGTTCAGGAGATGAGGCGCTTGTTCTATTATTGGATAAATTCAAACTCATGTTCCACATTTCAGATCTGTAAAACTGGAGATTTTCAACCTCAGTTTTAAACTGGAACTGAtgatccatttaaaaaaagtaaataacatatatacatatattttaaaagatgtAATTGTTCTTGAATCTGTAATTGCAGtcatataaatgtatttctccAATTTGATGAAACTCAGGGTGGaatatgttctttaaaaaaaataaagaaagaaattgggGTCTGCTTTCAGTGTTGGGATGGTTTTGTCACCATGGTAACAGCCTTTAAACCCACTCTGTACaaactggtgtgtttttgtAGCCTGTTTATACTTTCACCTCCATCAGAGACGGTTCAGTTGGACCTTGGAGTGGATTTCTGCAAGAATCGTCATCATTTGTCTGAATTCTCGGTTTAATATGAACGTTTGATTTAAGCCACGTTGGACGGCTTTCCAGGATGAACGGTGAGTTCACGACCCTCACCTGCCgagaaattaaacttttgtcTCATCgttccacagaatattttctggATGTCTTTGGGTTGGccttgtgaaaaataaatatgcttagtataataaatattgaaaaaagaaaaacaggcaaaactaacagaaataaagaatacTTAAATTCCtgtcaaaagcaaaaatacaaatgtttcatGGGGTTCAAACGTTTTTTGAAACATCTGTCCTgaattttaggttgtttttctttaatcccTTAACTGTCGCACCAAAAACACTTTCATGCAAGTCAGCGGATGCATGAGGTCACCATCGTCCTCATGACGGGTTAAAGTTAAACAAACCTTTCTGTTAATTACTTTATCTGTTTCTTTAAGTTCAGCACGTTGTGAGCTTTTGTGCATCGTCATTGCCGTCCTGCGCTTGACTAAATTAGAACATTTTGAAGTATGTAACGCAAGAAATGAACTTTGTTGGATGAAAACAATCTGGCgcatttatatttcatatacCTTTCTTCTGAAGCATGTAGacaggttttcttttcatttaataagAGTTTCCCCAGGTCTCTACACAGTAATTtatgtatgaaaatatttatttcacaatagttttttttttgtgtgtgtgtgtgtgtgtgtgtgtgtgtgaacattttAGCTTTTACCTGGCCATTATGAGTCTTCTAACAcaatttatgaaataatatttttcaataaaaatattatttctttgaAGTTTTCTATTCCTAAGCTGTTtaacattgttgttgttttttgtttttatttgcttgttgctaaattgtaaaatttttgctttgccataaatttgttttcatcccaTTTCTCTAACAATGTTAATTATCCTTCCACCGTAGAAGCTGCTCCAGACTTCAGTATTAATGTGTTGTCAACACATGGAGTAAAGGTTAActttatattcatttatattcatatattcTTTATATTCAACTTTGCATTCATTATTTATGTCACGTACAAAAGGGTTAGGACTTGTGTCGGTCCTACTGGTTTAATGCAGTAAATCGTTATtcgcataatttttttttattaacatagTGAAGAAAGTGTGTTTCccgaaaatatttaaaaattcgTTGATATGGAAATGTACACAGCAGGGTAAAATGAAGTCAGATTATCTGCAAAGAAGTGATTCGGCTCTGCTGTGATCTTGGGATGTCGCGTTCACAGCGATCACCCTCTTCCTGTTAATCAAGGTAATTGGCTGGTTAATTGGAAAGCGCCTTCATACCAACATTGTTAGTGTGACACTTCACGGTGAACCTTTATGTGAAGGAAATGCTGGCGAGTTTTACTCGGTGATCCCTCATCAACTGGCAAATTGACTCTGcaaggtgcttttttttttcatcagatcATCTGCCTCACACGGAGAACAAGTGGTCAAAGCTCAGCGCTGCTGCTGGGAACCATTACCGAACTGGAACGTGCAGGGAATCAATCCAAACAACAGGATCAAGTCCTGCCACATGCTAGGAGGACTTCCGTGATGCAATCAGCCAggccgtgtttttttttttttttttaaaccactcgGTGTAATATGATCGATTGAGTTTGATTGTCCTACTTTACACTCGTGATTGAACCGGAGTGTGTGTAACTGGATCTGAACGGGGAGGAACCGGACTGATTTGGATTTGTTGTACTTGCATTTGAACGCGAGCCGTTTGTCAAACTGAAATGCTGTGTTGGAtacactgagctcctttaaatcaaggctaaaacccGTTTACTTACTTTGTCAAATGCCGTCAACCTTATTCCTCCTCTTATTGAtcaaagtgcttttattttataaatggcGACTGTAGCATGATTTTatagtgtaaagcactttgaactgctttatTGCTGAAATGTCTTTTCATAAATGCTGTTCAATTTCTAAATAGTTGTAtcaatgggggaaaaaaaatcttctttgtcAAATATCGGTGTGATAAATTCTCCTTTCTGTTTCAAGTTTACTGGCCATATCTAGACCCAAATTCTGCTTGACCTGTGGAATCAACTAGTCacttaaataaaacctttttgacAACAAGTAGGCCAAAAGCTAGCAAGCTACATCATGCCTCAAACCATGAATTCAGATCTGCATCAGAAAACATGAATGAGAATCTCCAGATGTCAGTTTGTGACTTTATCCAGTTAAGACGTTGCGATCTTGAACATGCATTTGAATGAACGAGTCACAGcaacatttgtaataaattgaatttattaaacatGCCACAGAAGCCCGACCAGGACCCCGACCATCAAGCAAATAATTCTGGTCCGGCTGCATTTCTGTCCCAACATCAGTTCTTGGTGTTTTCTGGGGGGagagttctgttctgttctgtcttctcaaacctcAGAGCCACGTTCTGCTTACGCTGGAGGTTCCTTCCTGTTAAaggagtttttcctctttgccGTTGCTACATATGGAGTATTAAGTCATCGACTCAACGCGAGCCATTGTCTACTGCCGCTACGTCTAGGAGTGAATACTTAGTCGATGCCCTGCTGGGTTTTTCCACTAATCCGATTTGAGaaattaactgattttgaacACCACTGTATAAATGCTACTTCATTTGTCCCAGTAGATGAACATAAATGTAGCCTACATTAGGCTTTGGGATATTCTTTGTATGCCTACGTTGGCTTTTAGGTTTAGTCAGTGGAACTTGTTACTGTAGAAATATGTAAGTTCTGGCAGCATTTATGTGGAAAAGGTGCAGATTGGAagaattgtgtgtgtgtgtgtgatttatttttctttttttctcggCACCctgaaaatgtacaaactaTTTAAGAGCCATTCGAGCATTATGAAGTGATTTTGACTAAGCTGACCCAATCACGTGAAGATGCAGATTCATGAATATTCTAGTAGACGGATGAAAATTTCAGAGGATGATCTAAGAAGGTTCTTCCCTCACTGTGAGAACGTAGAGAGCGCTGATGAGCCTTGATGCCGTTTAACACTGGAGCTTCGTTTCCCTGCAAATCAAACAAGGACGGAGCAAGGTCACGGAAAACCAgtatcattttaataattacacaTATTTACAAGGACGTAGTGAAGCAACGGTAAGCAGATTGACCCAGcattatgtttaataaaaatcgTGGtcttatttccttcatttttcagTCATTCTTTAAGGTGTTCTGACGTTTGGATTCAAGGACTTCCAGTTCATCCATTGGTCCCTCAGAAAACATGTCGTCCGACGTACAAAAAAGCTCAACGAAATTGTTTAGAACATGCAGCGAAACAGGTGGAGTTTATCGGGGAGGCTTCCTCTGATCTCCATCAGCATGTTGGTGGAAACAGAAGCACTTCGTTACCTATCCGATCCCACCCTGCAGATTATTAAGATTCACAGTCAAGGTGAGCTCATTAATCCTATTACGGCGTTATCAAATTAGCACAGGTCACAGTTCATCTCGTAATTCCCGGCCCACAGAGAGCTcctctccccccaccccccttccCGAGGAGATCGACCTCCATCCTCAGAGTTGATATTCACAGATTATTATGGGGTTCCTGAACACAACAGTTCTGCTCCAGGAGAAGTCGGAAGAATCTGGGTGTTTCCAgacttttctgtatttaaaggaaaaaaaaaaagctcaaacttAAATCTCCAACTCAGTAGATCGTGTATAAAAATGGACTAGATGCATTAGCCACtccagttgtttttcttcaacagaaGAATCATTCATTATCCGTCTCAGGAAAGCAGTCTGTGCTTTTTATGTTCAAAGGAAATATTTGCAGCGCGAGGGAAACGAACATCTGAACTTGAAAACGTCACATATATTGTCAGTGACAATATATGTGAAACGTCAGCTGTGAGAGTGGCAGTACGTGGATCAGCTAGAACCCGGGTTACCTTCAAACTGCAAAGCGTGCGCCGCACGCCGAGCTGCAGGTGGCGGCTGGGCTCTGGACCATGAGGAAGGCTCTCGGTGTAGAACTGACACACGtcttccagcagcagcaccaccgTCCAACAAGATCAATGATGCGATCCCTGCTTTAAACCTTCTGAGCATCAGACTCAGGCAGAAGGACCTTGACAAAAAACCAAGGGCCTGCTGCACAGACTGGTGCACTTACATCACACAGGAATCAAACGTTGAAGAGACAGCTCATGCAAATGATCCAACCAAGCTGGGTCTTGGTTTACCTTCCCAaatcctctcctctctctcgtGTCCAGCAGAACGCCACgtagttttctgctttgtcttCCTCCTGACTCCGCACACAGCCAGTGGAGCTAGAGGTCCAATCTTGAGAAGAGTGTGGAAGGTTTAGGTCGAAGAGCAGAGTGAGGCTGATCCATGAATACGGTGTCAATGTTCAGGAATGCTGACTTTGTTCATTCAGGGCTCAACGGGTTCTAAGCTTCGCGGATCAGCTGGGGTCCAGATGCAGACGGAGGATATGGACTCTGTACCTGAACACGGTCAGCCTGTCTGGAAGTACGACAGGCTGACCGTCACATTTCTACCTCCGCGACCAGTTCAGGCCAGCTTAAGTGACAGAACCGGTTGTCTGTATCACCACAACAGATCGGAGCAGCGGCGGCAGTACTGCAGGCTCCACCCATCCATCTTCTGCTCCATCCTATCAGAACTCTCTGGTAACAGCTTAGGTCATCGTTCATTTAATTCTACCCAGTTTGCTGAGCGAGACCTGTGATTCAAACTGTGTCTGGCTGAAGGGACGACACTGATACCAAACAGCCATCAGCTAACACGACAAGGCTAAACCGTCCGACGTTCATCTCTTGAAACCTTCTGCTGGTGTTCTATGGTCCCCTGCGGATCCAGAGCCCAGCTCTCTCTACATCCAGCAAAGCCGACCTTGGTTCGGAGACGGAGACACGTGGCGTCTCACTGTGGAAGTCAGAACCAGTCGAGTGCGGATGCTTCTGTCCAGCTGTCTGGCAGGAAGTGGGACGCTGGGGATGGCGTCTGTTCAGGCATTAAAGACTCAACAAGCTCTCCCTGTGTCCCGATTCTGCTCGAGCAAACTTATAGACAATCATCGCTGAGAGGttttaacactgaaaacaaGAGGATTGGACTGAGCGGCCGGAGCCGGTGGGCGGAGAAGGTCCAGGAGGAGCAATCAGAGACAGAACTCATTTGATCTTTGAGgcacttattaaataaaaactactctCTCAGACAGACTCCCAAGTTTAGTTAGAGACAATcagagaaggtaaaaaaaaaaaaaattgcggTTGAGAATGAGAATGTGCCAGTCGCATCAACAAAAGGCATCGTCCATTTTGGATTCGTTACCAACATCGTAACACGCAAAAACCTGATTCTTTACGTTGACATTGTACATTCTTGCTCGGTCCGAGGCGTGGCCTCGTCTACGAGatagaaacacagaaatgagGAACGGGGCACCTAAAGTCATCTGAAGCTCTCGGTCAGAACTCTGGTCTTCATCCTGGGACGGGTGGAAATGTCTTTCATGATGGCAGGCACAGAACGACACACTTCTGCTCTGAAATCACAAAGCCGGTCATGCTTTGACTCGAGGATGGAAATAagctgaaagagaaaaggagaggagaACAGAAGGGTGGGGAATGATCCCGGAGTCCACGGTTTACTTTCCACTTACAAACTCCACAGACAGCAGAGTCTGATACTcaacaaaacaacccaaaagtCCAGGAAGGAAACTTTCCCGTCCCCCTGTCCGCGTCGCCTTCATGAAGCGAgttcatcatcctcctcctggcCTTCCACTGTTGGCttgtgttggttttatttttggctaAGACGGCAGCTTGGACAGACAGAAGGTGGGCGACAGAGGAAGCTGCTCTCTCCTTCATACAGACTCCTCTGTGGATAGCAGCAGGGGGTTGATGTATTCAAATCCCTCAAACTCTGACTGGTCTATTCTCTTGATGACGTCcctgaggaggagaaggagaaaaaaaacaaaaacctgttaGAGTTGTTCCAGTGAAAACAAACCACCTGGCTCtctttggattttattctgCCCAAAATCTGGTGGCCTGCAATTGAAAATATGTCccgtctttttttttacataccgTGATATAAATGTTTACGCATCCTGTTGTAATGCTTTATTGTCGGGATGTCAATAATACAATGTCATTTCTAAGCTTTCTTGACCTTTAATGTGATATTTCTCCTGAACAATTTGCCTGAAAACTCTGGGGAGAAAATCCAATATGTTGTTGAAGCATCATGGCATTCAACTCATGCCATGAGTTGAATGCCATGATATATTACTGTTCCACTTGGTAAAGGTTCTCTAAATCACTCAGACTTCCAGAAGGTCTCAGGTTCAGTATCAGGAgaagtttgatattttatcaAAACGTCCTTCCTTAGTCATGTTTGGATTTGACTGCATGCCTGGACTCACTGTGGAGcaggaaaaggaaattaaacttaaaatttctAGAACTGCTCGTAATTTCATCCACCTCAACAAAACCCTGGTTAGATTAGAAGCAAGTAAGCCCACAGCATGCTGCTGTCACCATGGAGACGGTGTTAGGTGTGTCCTCAAacgctttcttttttttttgttatttagccTGTTGCGATCACACAGAGTCTCTGGTCACCAgaaacaacctttttttctttcttttttaaaaaaaaactgggttCTGAATACTGGTTTCATGTTTCCATGGAGCCACGATGACATCATAGCGCCGTCTCTCTCTATCCCCGCATGCGCCTCGCTCTCTCAAACATCGTCTAGGCCCGCCACGATAATCCATgcatcaattaatcgcatgataaattaaaacaacatctATCTCAATATTCAtcacttctttttctctctttctaccaaaaactggatgataaaagtcttaaGTTTGGTGACTTGGTGTCAACTAGCGCTTTtattgaaggacagttttgtttacaaagtcTTCAAAGTGaattttatgtgttgttttatttattttggatatttaaactgtcttccagttccagtgtcaaAACGTTCATTAGAACTTAACGTTCACTGATCtttcagaatgtgttcttgaactattattatgccattagcATCACATTACctaaaaatgatctcaaaacaacaacgtTGTCGTtcatcgcaataacttctgggacaatttatcgtccagcaaaatttgtcatGGTGACAGACCCAGTGTCGTCTGGTGTCTTTTGTGTTGATCTCTGGCGCCACCGATTGGCCCGGCGTGTCTCTAGAGACCCAACCTCGACGGAGAcctttcttacattttgtttattacttTAATCCCAACAGATTATTGACTCTGTGTCATCATAATGGGGAGTTTGTCTCATTGCTGCTCGTCCAGTCAGGAGCGTACAGACTGTAGACAGATCTTTATTTCACTGTTACAAACTGGAT encodes:
- the LOC122820556 gene encoding Fanconi anemia core complex-associated protein 20-like, producing MAENGSKSKLKRKRSSVEEPKSELGPRGTAERSGAAPLSRDGAAHPDRCRPPAAAAPWWNMLRPPAVESLWAFTLMSALPHLQNQLWDPVPDLPLPPAARPATPKVEEQWTYDLFSDAPPFPEDGPLPPGLPSDPDPQSASSPQEIAPVQTRPSGESPDKGPSSDSRQSPEQQAEPPRSLSRTQNPAASPAGEPRVGPLSRRLLAESLNVSNPPDSPGGEKEKEEEKEVQSASKHEEGALQSCPMCLHVFPSGFTQTEQDGHLAQCLSELSVDMTW